GGCCTCGGGATGTAGCCCGGATCGTCGCTGTTTTCACCTTCGTATCGCGACGGCAGCAACGGCGAGCGAGCCGAGCCACCAAATCCCCAGTCCGACGGCGCTTGCGACCGGCGACGCCATCCGGGGGCCGGTCCCTGCCGTGACGGCGATCGTCGTCTCGAACACCAACCCTCGATACGCGCTGAGCGGACTGATCGCGAGCGAACTCACGAGGGAGGTCTCCGCTATGACTCCTCGCGCCACCCCGAACACGAGCGCGATGTCGGCCACGAACAGCACCACGAACAGCGAGGCGACCGCGGCGGCGATCGCCGTTCGGGCCGCGCTGGCTAGCGCCGACATCGCGATCGCGACGGCGAGCATGACCAGCGCGAAGCCGACCGTTAGGACGACGAACCGGAGATACAACCCCGGCGAATCAGCCCCCGTGTGGGTCGCATAGAACACGGGTCGGTACGACTCGGTGACGAATATCGGGAACATGAGCGCCGAAAGCGCGGTCGAGACGATCGCGGCGAGGCCGATCGCTCGACCGAGATACACGCCCACGACGACCTGCCAGGACGAAACGGGATACGTCCGCAGGACGTCGAGCACACCGCGACGCTCGTCGTCGACGATCGCCCGATACCCAAACGCGAACGCGATGACCGGAATCAGGAGCTCAAGCGGCGTCAACAGGTCGATGATCGTCGAGACGTACCCGACCTGCACCCCGCCGCCGAACCAGGCGATCCCGAACAGAACGCCGATGAAGCCGATCCAGACCCCGATGTCGGTCCGGTCCAGTACTGCGGTCGAGAGCTCCCGCCGAATCAGCGTTCGAAGCGTCACCAGCGTGTTCGGCGTCCGAGGAGACGTGGCGGTTTCGCACGCGTCGGACTCCGACTCCGTCGGCGCGCTCACGTCGATCCCCCCCGAACGCTGACCGTCTTCGAATCCCCGGCGACGGCCGCGTCGAACGCGTCGAGCAGCGATTCGGTCCCGAGCTCTCCGTTGAGATCCGCGGGCGCACCGATCCGCGCGACCGTGCCGTCGTCGAGCAGCACCACCCGGCCGGCGGTGCGTTCGACCAACGCGAGGTTGTGCGAGCTCACCAACACGGCCGCCCCCGCCGCGGCGAGCTCCTCGGCGATCTCGAAGATGCGGACGCTCATCCCCGGGTCGAGGCCGCTCGCGGGCTCGTCGAGGACCACGAGTGGCGGGTCGCCGACGGTCGCCTGCGCGATCCCGGCGAGCCGCGTCATCCCGCCCGAGAGCGCCCCGACTGCCCGATCGGTCGCCGCACCCAACCCGACCCGTTCGAGCCGCCGGACTGTGTCGGCCTCGGTCTCCCCGACGAGCGATCCGTAAAACGCGATCGCCTGTTTGACGGTCTGTCCCGGTCGAAACGCCGGCCGCTGTTGGAGGTATCCGATCGGCCTCGGAACGTCCGGGATGCGGTAGTCTACGGTTCCCGCGGTCGGTTCCTGGAGGCCGACGATGTCGCGAATGAGCGTGGTCTTCCCTGCGCCGTTCGGCCCGATGATCGCCGTCACCTCTCCCGCGGGCACGTCGAACGAGACGTCCTCGAGAACGTCTATTCGGCCGTAGGTGTGTCCCAGCCCGTCGATCTCGACGATCGGTGGCCTCGTGGCTGTTGTCGGCTCCGCTTTCGCCGTCGATCCTGTCGTCGTCGCGTTTGCTGACTCACTCATGCTCTCGTCTCCAGTTCGTCGAGCCGCCCGTCGGACCGACAGATCGGCTCAGTGTCGCCCCGCCCCGTCCGCTCGAACCACTCGGCGTTGACCGGCGCACACAGCGGCGCGGTGTCGATCACCTCGTCGGCCCGCATGCCAGGAACGGCTCCTTGGAAGCCCGCGAGCGCGTCGATCGCCGGGGCTCGCGCGAGGGTTCCGGCCCCGTCGACCCGATGGAGGCGGCCGTCGACGGGATCCGTCGGGGTGTAGGGTCGCTGGATGACGGTCCCGTCGGTCGATCCGACCGCGCCCTCCCAGTAGTTACCCTCGCCGTCGTGGCTCCAGACGCGGAGCCGCCCGCTGCTGACGGCGACGTGTCGCTCGTTGTCGACGAAGTCGTTGTGCGTGACCCGGTTGGTCGGAAGCTGCGCCCACGTCTCCGCACCGTCGCGGTTGTCGGCGATGACGTTGCCCTCGATGATCGAGGCGGTCGCGTCGATCCGGAGCCCGAGATAGCTTTCCGTCAGAACGTTGTCGGCGATGTAGGAGTTCGAGCCGCCGACGATGAGTGCCGTTTCGGTGTCGGATATCCGGTTTCCGACGACGGCGTTCCGCTGTGGCCCGGTCATCACGTGGATGCCGGTGAACTCCTGGCCGGAAACGACGTTGCCGGATACCAGCGAGTCGGACGTGAACATCAGGTGAACACCCATCCGATTGCCGCGGATCTCGTTGTTCCGAATCACGATCCCGTGAGCGCGGTGGGTGTAGACTCCATCCAACCCGCCGAGGAACGTCGAGTGCTCGACGACACCGGGCGAGCGCATCGCGACGAGCCCCATGTGTCCCTCCCGGTAGTTCTCGCGCCCGACGACGGCGATGTTTCGGACGACGACACCGGGCGAGTCGTAGAGGATGACGCCTGCGGCGTCTGTATCGATACTCAGGTCGGCGATGAGAACGTCTTGCGCAGTCTCGACGGCGATCGCGGTGTCACCCGTCGCGTAATCCTCCTCGACGTCCTCGTCCCAGTAGTCGTCCCCGACCGTGTCGCCGCTGTCGTGGCTCGCATCGCCGAGCCGGTGGCTGTGGTCGTCCACCACCGCCGCGTCCGGGGTGCCGTTCCCAACGCCGGAGACATCGACCCCGACGATGGCCGACCGGGACGCGCGAACCACCAAGACGGTGCTGTTCCCGTCCCCAACGATGTTCGCGTCCCCCTCCCCTCGGAGCGTCACCGGTCTGTCGATCTCGACCGGCTCCTCGACCTCGTGGATACCCTCGGGGACGAGCACCGTCGTGTTCGGCGATGCGGCCTCGATGGCGTCCTGCACCGTCGTCCCATTCTCGCCGACGACGGCTCCGACTGGACGATCGCGGAGCGCGGACCGCGATTCGACCACGCGGTCGGCCTCGACCCGCTGTGTCCGAACACGATCGCGGACGGTGTCGGCGTCGTCGAGTTCGATGTCGGCCTCCAACAGCGCGTCCCACCCCAAAATCCGACCGCCGTGCTCGTCGGCGAACGCCCGCGCGTCGTCGCGGTCACCGAACGGCAGGA
The window above is part of the Natronomonas salsuginis genome. Proteins encoded here:
- a CDS encoding ABC transporter ATP-binding protein is translated as MSESANATTTGSTAKAEPTTATRPPIVEIDGLGHTYGRIDVLEDVSFDVPAGEVTAIIGPNGAGKTTLIRDIVGLQEPTAGTVDYRIPDVPRPIGYLQQRPAFRPGQTVKQAIAFYGSLVGETEADTVRRLERVGLGAATDRAVGALSGGMTRLAGIAQATVGDPPLVVLDEPASGLDPGMSVRIFEIAEELAAAGAAVLVSSHNLALVERTAGRVVLLDDGTVARIGAPADLNGELGTESLLDAFDAAVAGDSKTVSVRGGST
- a CDS encoding NosD domain-containing protein — its product is MTPTRPVDDADANRDRGSGTVLAVAVGVVVLGGSIGLFVVDFGSATPEPVDFDETVSVGLTLEDELRLGDESEDIELPRMEVFYSQYPYVVGYYGVDSFVAAQREPTHERQFGFPAAAYVTDYADLDPGLTDDGLPRSDHDPGWIAPESAVYVVDSDARMPSGRTAILPFGDRDDARAFADEHGGRILGWDALLEADIELDDADTVRDRVRTQRVEADRVVESRSALRDRPVGAVVGENGTTVQDAIEAASPNTTVLVPEGIHEVEEPVEIDRPVTLRGEGDANIVGDGNSTVLVVRASRSAIVGVDVSGVGNGTPDAAVVDDHSHRLGDASHDSGDTVGDDYWDEDVEEDYATGDTAIAVETAQDVLIADLSIDTDAAGVILYDSPGVVVRNIAVVGRENYREGHMGLVAMRSPGVVEHSTFLGGLDGVYTHRAHGIVIRNNEIRGNRMGVHLMFTSDSLVSGNVVSGQEFTGIHVMTGPQRNAVVGNRISDTETALIVGGSNSYIADNVLTESYLGLRIDATASIIEGNVIADNRDGAETWAQLPTNRVTHNDFVDNERHVAVSSGRLRVWSHDGEGNYWEGAVGSTDGTVIQRPYTPTDPVDGRLHRVDGAGTLARAPAIDALAGFQGAVPGMRADEVIDTAPLCAPVNAEWFERTGRGDTEPICRSDGRLDELETRA
- a CDS encoding ABC transporter permease, giving the protein MSAPTESESDACETATSPRTPNTLVTLRTLIRRELSTAVLDRTDIGVWIGFIGVLFGIAWFGGGVQVGYVSTIIDLLTPLELLIPVIAFAFGYRAIVDDERRGVLDVLRTYPVSSWQVVVGVYLGRAIGLAAIVSTALSALMFPIFVTESYRPVFYATHTGADSPGLYLRFVVLTVGFALVMLAVAIAMSALASAARTAIAAAVASLFVVLFVADIALVFGVARGVIAETSLVSSLAISPLSAYRGLVFETTIAVTAGTGPRMASPVASAVGLGIWWLGSLAVAAVAIRR